The following are from one region of the Moritella sp. 24 genome:
- the rpoC gene encoding DNA-directed RNA polymerase subunit beta', producing the protein MKDLLKFLKQQGKTEEFDGIKIGLASPEQIRSWSFGEVKKPETINYRTFKPERDGLFCARIFGPVKDYECLCGKYKRLKHRGVICEKCGVEVTQTKVRRDRMGHIELASPVAHIWFLKSLPSRIGLLLDMTLRDIERILYFESYVVIEPGMTSLERGMMLTEEQYLDNLEEWGDEFDAKMGAEAVLSLLQDLNLNQDIEEMREELETTNSETKRKKITKRLKLMEAFAVSGNKPEWMIMNVLPVLPPDLRPLVPLDGGRFATSDLNDLYRRVINRNNRLKRLLDLAAPDIIVRNEKRMLQESVDALLDNGRRGRAITGSNKRPLKSLADMIKGKQGRFRQNLLGKRVDYSGRSVITVGPTLRLHQCGLPKKMALELFKPFIYGKLESLGFATTIKAAKKMVEREGAEVWDILDGVIREHPVMLNRAPTLHRLGIQAFEPVLIEGKAIQLHPLVCSAYNADFDGDQMAVHVPLTIEAQLEARTLMMSTNNILSPANGEPVIVPSQDVVLGLYYMTRSGIAAKGEGMVLGSPEEAEKLYRSGHVELHARVKVRITENLRNEETGEVTVRTELKNTTVGRAILSLVAPKGLPYELIDPAKTLSAEEEAKLEANPANWILKVSNEALGKKQISKLLNDCYRLLGLKDTVVFADQLMYTGFHYAALSGASVGIDDMVIPAAKKTLLEDAETEVTQIQEQFQSGLVTAGERYNKVIDIWARANELISKAMMDNLSTETKPNSLGDSETQKSFNSIFMMADSGARGSAAQIRQLAGMRGLMAKPDGSIIETPITANFREGLNVLQYFISTHGARKGLADTALKTANSGYLTRRLVDVAQDLVINEIDCGTENGLIITPHIEGGDVVEPLRDRVLGRVVAEDVLNPVSGEVILPRNTLLDEKLCDFLEEHSVDQMKVRSVITCDNDFGVCASCYGRDLARGEMVGQGEAVGVVAAQSIGEPGTQLTMRTFHIGGAASRASAENNIQVKNTGTIKFHNEKFVENAEGKLVITSRSSEITIIDENGRTKESHKLPYGSVVDFKDGAAIESGSILANWDPHTHPIITEVAGQIKFVDLIEGITVTKQTDDLTGLSSTVIIDAAARVAAGKDMRPMVKLVDAAGNDLFIPGTEVVAQYFLPANAIVNLEDGALVTIGEALARIPQESSKTRDITGGLPRVADLFEARQPKDAAILAEISGTISFGKETKGKRRLVITPTDGAEAYEEMIPKWRHLNVFEGEKVAIGEVIADGPESAHDILRLRGISHVANYIANEVQEVYRLQGVKINDKHIETIVRQMLRKANVISAGDSNFLQGEQAEVSRLKIANRQLEAEGKQPAVFQHILMGITKASLATESFISAASFQETTRVLTDAAVHGKIDDLRGLKENVIVGRLIPAGTGFSYHQDRAKMRAGKVEEVMPEITTDEAEQNLANLLNNL; encoded by the coding sequence GTGAAAGACTTATTAAAGTTTCTAAAACAGCAAGGTAAGACCGAAGAGTTCGATGGTATCAAGATTGGTCTAGCTTCTCCGGAACAGATCCGTTCTTGGTCTTTTGGTGAAGTTAAAAAGCCAGAAACCATCAACTACCGTACCTTCAAACCAGAACGTGACGGTTTATTCTGTGCGCGTATTTTCGGCCCAGTAAAAGATTACGAATGTCTTTGCGGAAAATATAAGCGTCTGAAGCACCGTGGTGTTATCTGTGAAAAATGTGGCGTAGAAGTAACGCAAACTAAAGTTCGTCGTGACCGTATGGGCCACATCGAATTAGCGTCTCCTGTTGCACACATTTGGTTCTTGAAATCATTACCGTCTCGCATCGGTCTATTATTAGACATGACGCTACGTGATATCGAACGTATTCTTTACTTCGAATCATATGTTGTTATCGAACCTGGTATGACTTCGCTAGAGCGTGGCATGATGCTGACTGAAGAGCAGTATCTTGACAACCTAGAAGAATGGGGTGATGAATTTGACGCGAAGATGGGTGCAGAAGCTGTACTTTCTTTGTTACAAGATCTTAACCTAAACCAAGACATCGAAGAAATGCGTGAAGAATTAGAGACTACAAACTCTGAAACTAAACGTAAGAAGATCACTAAACGTCTTAAATTAATGGAAGCATTCGCTGTATCTGGTAACAAGCCAGAGTGGATGATCATGAACGTTCTACCGGTATTACCGCCAGATCTTCGTCCATTAGTACCACTAGATGGTGGCCGTTTTGCGACTTCTGATCTGAACGACCTTTACCGTCGTGTGATCAACCGTAACAACCGTCTAAAACGTCTATTAGACTTAGCTGCTCCAGATATTATCGTACGTAACGAAAAGCGTATGTTACAAGAATCTGTTGATGCGCTATTAGATAATGGTCGTCGTGGTCGTGCGATTACTGGTTCTAACAAACGTCCTCTTAAATCTCTTGCTGATATGATCAAGGGTAAACAAGGTCGTTTCCGTCAGAATCTACTAGGTAAACGTGTGGATTACTCTGGTCGTTCTGTAATTACAGTTGGACCAACGTTACGCTTACACCAATGTGGTCTACCTAAGAAAATGGCACTTGAGCTATTCAAGCCATTCATCTACGGTAAATTAGAATCACTTGGTTTTGCTACAACGATTAAAGCAGCTAAGAAAATGGTTGAACGTGAAGGCGCTGAAGTTTGGGATATCCTAGACGGCGTGATTCGTGAACATCCAGTAATGCTTAACCGTGCACCAACTCTTCACAGACTTGGTATTCAAGCATTCGAACCTGTTCTAATTGAAGGTAAAGCGATTCAGTTACACCCTCTAGTATGTTCTGCATACAACGCCGATTTCGATGGCGATCAGATGGCTGTACACGTACCGTTAACAATTGAAGCTCAATTGGAAGCGCGTACACTGATGATGTCTACGAATAACATCCTTTCACCAGCGAATGGTGAACCGGTTATCGTACCTTCTCAAGACGTTGTATTAGGTCTTTACTACATGACTCGTTCTGGCATTGCTGCTAAGGGTGAAGGCATGGTACTAGGCAGCCCTGAAGAAGCTGAAAAGCTATATCGCAGTGGCCATGTTGAACTACATGCTCGTGTTAAAGTACGTATTACAGAAAATCTTCGTAATGAAGAGACTGGTGAAGTTACAGTTCGCACTGAACTGAAAAACACAACAGTTGGTCGTGCGATTCTTTCTTTAGTAGCACCTAAGGGTCTACCATATGAACTAATCGATCCGGCTAAAACATTATCTGCTGAAGAAGAAGCTAAGCTTGAAGCGAATCCAGCTAACTGGATCCTGAAAGTATCTAACGAAGCGTTAGGTAAAAAGCAGATTTCTAAGCTACTAAATGACTGTTACCGTCTATTAGGTCTAAAAGATACAGTTGTTTTTGCTGATCAACTAATGTACACCGGTTTCCACTACGCTGCGCTTTCTGGTGCATCTGTTGGTATCGATGACATGGTTATTCCTGCAGCGAAGAAAACGCTACTTGAAGATGCTGAAACAGAAGTAACTCAAATCCAAGAGCAATTCCAATCAGGTCTTGTTACTGCGGGTGAGCGTTACAATAAAGTTATTGATATTTGGGCTCGTGCGAATGAGCTAATCTCAAAAGCGATGATGGATAACTTGTCTACAGAAACTAAACCTAACTCGTTAGGTGATTCTGAAACACAGAAATCTTTCAACAGCATCTTTATGATGGCCGATTCTGGTGCACGTGGTAGTGCGGCACAGATTCGTCAGCTAGCTGGTATGCGTGGTCTGATGGCGAAACCAGATGGTTCGATTATCGAAACGCCAATTACGGCTAACTTCCGTGAAGGTCTAAACGTACTTCAGTACTTCATCTCAACGCATGGTGCGCGTAAAGGTCTAGCCGATACAGCACTTAAAACAGCAAACTCGGGTTACCTAACTCGTCGTCTTGTTGACGTTGCACAAGATCTTGTAATTAACGAGATTGATTGTGGTACTGAAAATGGTCTAATCATCACTCCTCATATTGAAGGTGGCGATGTTGTTGAACCATTACGTGATCGTGTTCTAGGTCGTGTTGTTGCTGAAGATGTACTAAACCCTGTATCGGGCGAAGTAATTCTTCCACGTAACACGCTACTAGATGAAAAACTTTGTGATTTCTTAGAAGAGCACTCAGTTGATCAAATGAAAGTTCGTTCTGTAATTACTTGTGACAATGACTTCGGTGTTTGTGCAAGCTGTTACGGTCGTGACTTAGCACGTGGCGAAATGGTTGGCCAAGGTGAAGCAGTTGGTGTTGTTGCAGCACAATCAATTGGTGAACCTGGTACACAGTTAACGATGCGTACATTCCACATTGGTGGTGCGGCATCGAGAGCATCTGCAGAAAATAATATCCAAGTGAAAAACACGGGTACTATTAAGTTCCACAACGAGAAATTCGTTGAGAACGCAGAAGGCAAACTGGTAATTACTTCACGTTCATCAGAAATTACGATTATTGATGAAAACGGCCGTACTAAAGAAAGCCATAAGCTTCCTTACGGTTCTGTTGTTGACTTTAAAGATGGCGCAGCTATCGAGTCTGGTAGCATCCTTGCTAACTGGGACCCGCATACTCACCCAATCATCACAGAGGTGGCTGGTCAAATTAAGTTTGTTGACTTAATTGAAGGTATTACGGTTACTAAGCAAACTGATGATCTAACAGGTCTATCTAGCACTGTAATTATCGATGCAGCAGCACGTGTTGCAGCTGGTAAAGATATGCGTCCAATGGTTAAACTTGTTGATGCAGCAGGTAATGATTTATTCATTCCTGGTACAGAAGTTGTTGCACAATACTTCTTACCTGCAAACGCAATTGTTAACTTAGAAGATGGTGCGTTGGTTACTATTGGTGAAGCGTTAGCGCGTATTCCTCAAGAAAGCTCGAAAACACGTGATATTACGGGTGGTCTACCACGCGTAGCGGATCTGTTTGAAGCGCGTCAGCCTAAAGATGCTGCTATCTTAGCGGAAATCTCGGGTACTATTAGTTTCGGTAAAGAAACTAAAGGTAAACGTCGTCTAGTTATCACACCTACTGATGGTGCTGAAGCTTACGAAGAGATGATCCCTAAATGGCGTCACTTGAACGTGTTTGAAGGTGAGAAAGTTGCAATTGGTGAAGTTATCGCCGATGGCCCTGAATCAGCTCACGATATTCTACGTCTACGTGGCATTAGCCATGTTGCGAACTATATCGCAAACGAAGTTCAAGAAGTATACCGTCTGCAAGGTGTTAAGATTAACGATAAGCACATTGAAACTATCGTTCGTCAAATGCTACGTAAAGCTAACGTTATCTCTGCTGGTGACAGTAACTTCCTACAAGGTGAACAAGCTGAAGTATCACGTCTGAAAATCGCTAACCGTCAGCTAGAAGCTGAAGGCAAGCAACCAGCCGTGTTCCAGCATATCCTTATGGGTATTACTAAAGCGTCTCTTGCAACTGAGTCATTCATCTCAGCTGCATCTTTCCAAGAAACAACTCGTGTTCTAACAGACGCAGCTGTTCATGGTAAGATTGATGACCTTCGCGGTCTGAAAGAAAACGTTATCGTTGGTCGTCTGATTCCTGCAGGTACTGGTTTCTCTTACCACCAAGATCGCGCTAAAATGCGTGCTGGTAAGGTAGAAGAAGTTATGCCAGAAATCACAACTGATGAAGCTGAACAGAACTTAGCTAACCTATTAAATAACCTTTAA
- the rpoB gene encoding DNA-directed RNA polymerase subunit beta: protein MVYSNTEKKRIRKDFGKSAPVVAKPQMLAIQTSSFKKFLEMDHTGEYGLEAAFRSVFPIKSYSGTSELQYVSYRLGEPVFDVKECQIRGVTYSAPLRVKLRLVLYDRDAPAGTIKDIKEQEVYMGEIPLMTDTGTFVINGTERVIVSQLHRSPGVFFDHDKGKTHSSGKVLYNARVIPYRGSWLDFEFDPKDSLFVRIDRRRKLPSSIILRALEFTTEEILAIFFDTTRFEVKDGKLLMELMPDRLRGETAVFDIIANGETYVENGRRITARHIKKFEKDGVKEIEVPLEYIAGKVASKDYINEETGEVIVAANAELTLEAVAELSQAGIKVIDVLYTNDLDEGSYMSDTLRVDSSTNKLEALVEIYRMMRPGEPPTREAAEALFQNLFFAEERYDLSTVGRMKFNRRIGREEDTGAGILNKSDIVEVMKTLIDIRNGKGEVDDIDHLGNRRIRSVGEMAENQFRVGLVRVERAVRERLSLGDLDAVMPQDLINAKPISAAIKEFFGSSQLSQFMDQNNPLSEVTHKRRISALGPGGLTRERAGFEVRDVHPTHYGRLCPIETPEGPNIGLINSLAVFARTNDYGFLETPFRKVINGQVTNDVQYLSAIEEGLYAVAQANATVDTNGVLQDEFIPCRHKGETTFMSADNIQYMDVSPQQIISVAASLIPFLEHDDANRALMGANMQRQAVPTLNADKPLVGTGIERAVAIDSGVTVVAKRGGSIDYADASRIIVKVNEDELVPGEAGIDIYTLTKYTRSNQNTCINQRPTVLTGEAVVKGDVLADGPSTDLGELALGQNMRIAFMPWNGYNFEDSILVSERVVKEDRLTTIHIQELSSIARDTKLGSEEITADIPNVGESALSKLDESGIVYVGAEVKPGDILVGKVTPKGETQLTPEEKLLRAIFGEKASDVKDSSLRVPNSVYGTVIDVQVFTRDGVDKDKRAQDIEQMQLREAKKDLTEELSIFEESLFGRVKSLLLAAGKTEEQLNAVSRTQWLEIVLSDEEQQTQLEGLAKQHDELRAEFDSKFDIKRRKITQGDDLAPGVLKIVKVYLAVKRRIQPGDKMAGRHGNKGVISTIVPIEDMPHDKFGEPVDIVLNPLGVPSRMNIGQVLEVHLGLAARGIGNKIDDMIKEQQDLAKIREFIQKAYDIGNSHQKVDLSTYSDDQVRVLAQNLRKGLPMATPAFDGAAEAEIKEMLVLADLPASGQLELFDGRTGDTFERPVTVGYMYMLKLNHLVDDKMHARSTGSYSLVTQQPLGGKAQFGGQRFGEMEVWALEAYGAAYTLQEMLTVKSDDVNGRTKMYKNIVDGDHRMDPGMPESFNVLLKEIRSLGINIELDENKGKK from the coding sequence ATGGTTTACTCTAATACCGAAAAAAAACGTATCCGTAAAGACTTTGGTAAAAGTGCACCAGTTGTGGCTAAGCCGCAAATGTTGGCTATTCAAACTAGCTCTTTTAAAAAGTTTTTAGAAATGGATCACACAGGCGAATACGGCCTGGAAGCAGCATTCCGTAGCGTATTCCCTATTAAAAGTTACTCTGGAACTTCAGAACTTCAATATGTATCGTACCGTCTAGGTGAACCTGTATTTGACGTTAAAGAATGTCAAATCCGTGGTGTTACTTATTCTGCACCGCTACGTGTTAAATTACGCCTTGTATTATACGATCGTGATGCACCTGCAGGTACTATTAAAGATATCAAAGAACAGGAAGTCTACATGGGTGAAATCCCATTAATGACTGACACTGGTACTTTCGTTATCAATGGTACTGAACGTGTTATCGTATCTCAGTTACACCGTAGTCCTGGTGTTTTCTTCGATCATGACAAAGGTAAAACTCATTCATCAGGTAAAGTATTATATAACGCACGCGTTATTCCTTACCGTGGTTCATGGTTAGACTTTGAATTCGATCCGAAAGATAGCTTATTCGTTCGTATTGACCGTCGTCGAAAATTACCATCATCAATTATTCTTCGTGCACTTGAGTTCACGACAGAAGAAATCTTAGCAATCTTCTTTGATACAACTCGTTTCGAAGTTAAAGATGGCAAGCTGTTGATGGAACTAATGCCAGATCGTCTACGTGGCGAAACTGCTGTATTTGACATCATCGCTAATGGCGAAACATATGTTGAAAATGGCCGTCGTATTACTGCTCGTCATATCAAGAAATTTGAGAAAGACGGCGTAAAAGAAATCGAAGTACCATTAGAGTATATCGCTGGTAAAGTAGCCTCTAAAGACTACATCAATGAAGAAACAGGCGAAGTGATTGTTGCAGCGAATGCTGAACTAACACTAGAAGCTGTTGCTGAATTGTCTCAAGCTGGCATCAAGGTAATTGACGTTCTTTATACGAACGATCTTGATGAAGGTAGCTACATGTCTGACACATTACGTGTTGACTCTAGCACTAACAAGCTTGAAGCATTAGTTGAAATCTACCGTATGATGCGTCCTGGTGAACCACCAACGCGTGAAGCGGCAGAAGCTTTATTCCAAAACCTATTCTTTGCAGAAGAACGTTATGACCTATCTACTGTAGGTCGTATGAAGTTCAACCGCCGTATTGGCCGTGAAGAAGATACTGGTGCAGGCATCCTGAACAAATCAGATATCGTTGAAGTAATGAAAACTTTGATTGATATCCGTAACGGTAAAGGCGAGGTTGATGATATCGATCACCTTGGTAACCGTCGTATTCGTTCAGTTGGCGAAATGGCAGAAAACCAATTCCGTGTTGGTTTAGTTCGTGTAGAACGTGCTGTTCGTGAGCGTCTAAGTCTTGGTGATCTTGATGCAGTAATGCCACAAGATTTAATCAATGCTAAACCTATCTCAGCTGCGATTAAAGAATTCTTTGGTTCATCACAACTGTCTCAGTTTATGGATCAAAATAACCCATTGTCAGAAGTGACGCACAAACGTCGTATTTCTGCATTAGGTCCTGGTGGTCTAACACGTGAACGTGCTGGCTTTGAAGTACGTGACGTACATCCAACTCACTACGGTCGTTTATGTCCGATTGAGACACCAGAGGGACCAAACATTGGTCTAATTAACTCACTAGCTGTATTTGCCCGTACTAACGATTATGGTTTCTTAGAAACACCATTCCGTAAAGTAATCAACGGTCAAGTAACTAATGACGTTCAATACCTTTCTGCTATCGAAGAAGGTCTGTATGCAGTAGCACAGGCTAACGCGACAGTAGATACAAATGGTGTACTTCAAGACGAATTTATCCCATGTCGTCATAAAGGTGAAACTACCTTTATGTCTGCTGATAACATTCAGTATATGGACGTATCACCACAACAGATTATTTCTGTGGCTGCATCGTTAATTCCGTTCCTAGAACACGATGATGCTAACCGTGCATTGATGGGTGCGAACATGCAACGTCAAGCAGTACCAACACTAAATGCTGATAAGCCATTAGTAGGTACTGGTATTGAACGCGCGGTAGCAATCGATTCTGGTGTAACTGTTGTTGCGAAACGTGGCGGTTCAATCGACTATGCTGATGCAAGTCGTATCATCGTTAAAGTTAACGAAGATGAACTAGTACCAGGTGAAGCGGGTATTGATATCTACACGCTAACTAAGTACACACGTTCGAATCAAAACACATGTATTAACCAACGCCCAACAGTATTAACTGGTGAAGCAGTGGTTAAAGGCGACGTGCTTGCTGATGGTCCTTCAACGGATCTAGGTGAATTAGCACTTGGCCAAAACATGCGTATTGCATTCATGCCTTGGAATGGTTACAACTTCGAGGATTCAATCCTTGTATCAGAACGCGTTGTAAAAGAAGATCGTCTAACGACTATCCACATTCAAGAATTATCATCGATTGCTCGTGATACTAAACTTGGTAGCGAAGAGATTACTGCAGACATCCCTAACGTGGGTGAAAGCGCATTATCTAAGCTAGATGAGTCTGGTATCGTTTACGTTGGTGCTGAAGTTAAGCCGGGTGATATCCTGGTAGGTAAAGTAACCCCTAAAGGTGAAACACAATTAACGCCTGAAGAAAAGCTTCTACGAGCTATCTTCGGTGAAAAAGCATCTGATGTAAAAGACAGTTCTTTACGTGTACCTAACTCTGTTTACGGTACTGTAATTGACGTGCAAGTATTTACCCGTGATGGCGTAGATAAAGATAAACGTGCACAAGACATCGAGCAGATGCAACTGCGTGAAGCGAAAAAAGATTTAACTGAAGAATTATCTATCTTCGAAGAAAGCTTATTCGGTCGCGTTAAATCTCTATTACTAGCTGCTGGCAAAACGGAAGAGCAACTTAATGCTGTTTCTCGCACGCAATGGTTAGAGATCGTTCTTTCTGATGAAGAACAACAGACTCAACTAGAAGGCCTAGCTAAGCAACATGATGAGCTACGTGCTGAATTTGATTCTAAGTTTGATATCAAACGCCGTAAAATTACTCAAGGTGATGACCTAGCACCGGGTGTACTTAAGATTGTTAAAGTATACCTAGCTGTTAAACGTCGTATCCAACCGGGTGATAAAATGGCCGGTCGTCATGGTAACAAAGGTGTGATTTCAACAATCGTTCCTATTGAAGACATGCCGCACGATAAGTTTGGTGAGCCAGTTGATATCGTACTTAACCCGCTGGGTGTACCATCGCGTATGAACATCGGTCAGGTACTTGAAGTTCACTTGGGTCTTGCTGCTCGTGGTATCGGTAATAAAATCGATGACATGATCAAAGAACAACAAGATCTTGCTAAGATCCGTGAGTTTATTCAAAAAGCTTACGACATCGGCAACTCGCATCAGAAAGTTGATTTATCAACATACTCTGATGATCAAGTTCGTGTTCTTGCACAAAACTTACGTAAAGGTCTGCCAATGGCAACACCTGCGTTTGATGGTGCAGCTGAAGCTGAAATCAAAGAAATGCTTGTATTGGCTGATCTTCCTGCATCAGGTCAATTAGAGTTATTCGATGGTCGTACTGGTGATACATTCGAACGCCCTGTAACTGTTGGTTACATGTACATGCTGAAACTGAATCACTTGGTTGATGACAAGATGCATGCACGTTCTACCGGTTCTTACAGCCTTGTTACTCAGCAGCCGCTGGGTGGTAAAGCACAGTTCGGTGGTCAGCGTTTCGGTGAGATGGAAGTATGGGCTCTGGAAGCATACGGTGCAGCATATACTCTACAAGAGATGCTAACTGTTAAGTCTGATGACGTGAACGGTCGTACTAAGATGTATAAAAACATCGTAGACGGCGATCATCGTATGGACCCAGGTATGCCTGAATCATTCAACGTATTGTTGAAAGAGATCCGCTCATTGGGTATCAACATCGAACTAGATGAAAACAAAGGTAAGAAATAA
- the thiC gene encoding phosphomethylpyrimidine synthase ThiC — MSTANTNTNTNKTNNTNNTNNTKKPTRRENRENAQEFINNLSCEPFPNSEKIHLTGSREDIQVAMRKINLDETLVAGSKDEPVYEQNESIPVYDTSGPYTDPAIEINVHQGLPKLRQQWIEERNDIEALEIVTSHFAQQRLADDGIDHIRFEHLPKPLKAIDGQNVTQMHYARKGIITPEMEYIAIRENQGRELIRNELLLKQHAGNDFGASIPDLITPEFVRDEVARGRAIIPANINHPESEPMIIGRNFLVKVNANIGNSSVTSSIEEEVEKLVWATRWGADTVMDLSTGRNIHETREWILRNSPVPIGTVPIYQALEKVNGIAEDLTWEVFRDTLIEQAEQGVDYFTIHAGVLLRYVPMTAKRLTGIVSRGGSIMAKWCLTHHKENFAYDHFEEICVICKAYDVSLSLGDGMRPGSAADANDEAQFAELQTLGELTKVAWEQDVQVIIEGPGHIPMHMIKENVEKQLDICHEAPFYTLGPLTTDISPGYDHFTSGIGAAQIGWYGCAMLCYVTPKEHLGLPNKEDVKQGMITYKISAHAADLAKGFPGSQIRDNAMSKARFEFRWNDQFNLALDPETARAYHDENIPQESGKVAHFCSMCGPKFCSMKISQDVRDYTAEQEKISIQLLDEVVVVDAATGMQQMSEEFKKHGAELYLPPTHDAVNGRVPEPNTDKVE, encoded by the coding sequence ATGTCTACTGCGAATACCAATACCAATACCAATAAAACCAACAATACCAACAATACCAACAATACGAAAAAGCCGACACGTCGTGAAAACCGTGAAAATGCCCAAGAATTCATTAACAACCTCAGTTGTGAACCGTTTCCTAATTCAGAGAAAATTCACCTCACAGGCAGCCGTGAAGATATTCAAGTCGCGATGCGAAAAATCAATCTTGATGAGACGCTAGTTGCAGGCAGTAAAGACGAACCTGTTTATGAACAGAATGAATCGATTCCTGTTTATGATACATCGGGTCCTTATACCGATCCGGCAATTGAAATCAACGTTCATCAAGGATTACCTAAGTTAAGACAACAATGGATCGAAGAGCGTAACGATATTGAAGCGTTAGAGATTGTAACGTCGCATTTTGCTCAACAGCGCCTTGCGGACGACGGTATCGACCATATTCGCTTTGAACACCTACCAAAGCCGCTTAAAGCTATCGATGGCCAGAACGTCACTCAGATGCATTACGCACGTAAAGGGATCATAACGCCAGAAATGGAATACATCGCGATCCGTGAAAATCAAGGGCGTGAATTGATCCGAAATGAGCTGTTATTAAAACAACATGCTGGTAACGATTTTGGAGCCAGTATTCCGGATCTTATTACCCCTGAATTTGTTCGTGATGAAGTGGCTCGTGGTCGCGCGATCATCCCTGCCAATATTAATCACCCTGAATCTGAGCCGATGATCATCGGTCGTAATTTTTTAGTGAAAGTGAATGCCAATATTGGTAATTCATCGGTGACATCATCGATCGAAGAAGAGGTAGAGAAGCTCGTATGGGCTACGCGCTGGGGTGCAGACACGGTGATGGACTTATCCACAGGCCGTAATATTCATGAAACACGTGAGTGGATCCTGCGTAATTCACCAGTTCCGATCGGCACAGTTCCGATCTATCAAGCCTTAGAGAAGGTAAATGGGATCGCTGAGGATCTTACTTGGGAAGTATTCCGTGATACGTTGATCGAACAAGCCGAGCAGGGTGTTGATTACTTCACGATCCATGCGGGTGTCTTACTCCGTTATGTACCAATGACGGCAAAACGTCTTACAGGGATCGTGTCTCGAGGCGGTTCGATCATGGCAAAATGGTGCTTAACACATCATAAAGAAAATTTTGCTTATGACCATTTCGAAGAAATTTGTGTGATTTGTAAAGCTTACGACGTATCACTGTCTTTAGGTGATGGCATGCGTCCTGGCTCTGCTGCAGATGCAAACGATGAAGCACAATTTGCAGAATTACAAACTTTAGGCGAGTTAACAAAAGTTGCTTGGGAACAAGATGTACAAGTTATTATCGAAGGCCCTGGTCATATCCCAATGCACATGATTAAAGAGAATGTTGAAAAGCAGCTCGATATTTGTCATGAAGCGCCTTTCTATACGTTAGGTCCACTGACTACTGATATTTCACCGGGCTATGATCACTTTACTTCGGGTATTGGTGCTGCACAAATCGGTTGGTACGGTTGTGCAATGCTGTGTTACGTAACACCAAAAGAACACTTAGGCTTACCGAATAAAGAAGACGTTAAGCAAGGCATGATCACCTATAAGATATCTGCACATGCGGCTGATTTAGCGAAAGGTTTCCCGGGTTCGCAAATCCGTGATAATGCGATGTCGAAAGCGCGTTTTGAATTCCGTTGGAATGATCAATTTAACCTTGCTCTGGACCCTGAGACTGCACGGGCTTATCACGATGAAAATATCCCACAAGAGTCCGGTAAAGTAGCGCATTTTTGTTCTATGTGCGGACCGAAATTCTGTTCAATGAAGATCTCGCAAGATGTTCGTGATTACACAGCTGAACAAGAAAAAATCAGTATTCAATTACTTGATGAGGTTGTTGTCGTTGATGCAGCAACGGGCATGCAGCAAATGTCAGAAGAATTTAAAAAACACGGAGCGGAATTATACCTGCCACCCACACATGATGCCGTTAATGGTCGTGTGCCTGAACCTAACACCGATAAAGTGGAATAA